The genomic segment TGGATATTTGAAAAGTCATCCTTTCACCTCGCTCGTAACATTAATGAGTTGATAAAAATCCAGTTGAATGGACAAGGGCAGGACATTGTGTCCTGGAAAAGCACTCCCAAGATTTGAGATGGTAAATTTTTCTCTCAAACATATGTTTGTTTGCCTGTCTAAAGGCCATTACTGAATCTAGTTCAAGGGGTTGGGGATGGGTTTGGAAAAACTCCAAGCTCCAACTCAAACCCAAGACTCAATACTTCCACCTAGCTTGTAGCTCACCAAGGATTTGCTACTTCTGCCCTTCTGGATTATACTCGTCCTACAGGAACCACCATTTCTGGAGCTGGAGGACTATCTCGTGACCATGATGGCAGAACCATTGCTGCCTTCTCGCGCAGATTAGGCACTACCGCTGGCACTTCTGCTGAACTATGTCGAATTATTCTGGAAACTGATTCAGGGGTTGCAATTTATCTTTTGGAAGCTGCTAATGTCGACACTCGCTAACTTGGGTGCTCTCTAGGATGAACGCAGATGGCTTATGAACCAGCGGCAGATGCAAGAGATGTATCATGCAAATGATCTCTTGATTTCTGAAGCATAAACCAAAATGGTTTTTAACAAAACAATAAGCAGCCAGAAAGAGCTTTCCATCCATATATCTAATcaaccaaaatttttctttaagttACTGAACTACAATACATGTCTCCTCCTAACTACGAACCTACTCCCATACAGTCAACTTACAACCGATACATCTAAGAATAACCAATCAACcaataaatgaatattttctGTACAAACCTGCTACCTAACTATATCCTAAGGGGTTATTTCTGACTAGGGGGATTTAAGGTTTCAAGCCAACATCTGCTAGGAAATCTTCTTTCTGGCAACTTTCATCTTCGTATCAATGATTCTACAACCCCCACCCCAGACAAGGTCTTCTCAAAGTCACTTTGTGTTACACCTAACATTCTTTATCAGCAAATCTAACCTCACATGGCAATTACTGTACATACAAAAGGTAAGCATTCTTCCGTGGGAGATACCAAGCTAGGAGGCCCCAGCATTTTCAAGTCTGACCTGCTCATGTGCTTTCAAGACCTCTGAGGTGAAGTTGCCCAAGGCTTCAAAGATTGGGACCAAACCTGCTTGTAAACTACTTGAAGCAGCATCATGAACTAGTTTGATGGCATCCTTATGCCTAGctctttcttcctctaattTCTTCCTCATCGAATCCAAATCCACCTTTAGGTCATCCAGTGGTGAAACTCCACTTTCAGAGGGAACCTTGGAAACGGCAGCTTTATCTGATAAAGCATCTTGCACCTGCTCTATCCTCTGCCTCTCTAACCGTAACTCCCTAAGCCGTTTCTCAAAATCCTTTGAGAGATATTGAGCTCTGGTCCTCTGACGTTGCTCCTCATCTTGTCTTTCCCATAACTGGCGTAGGCTGGAAGCAAAATTGTGCATGGCATTTGCTACACCCTTTTCTGAAACTCTATCCATTGCTTGGTACCAATCAttgcaaattacaaaaattggTGGCGCTCCAACCCGGCCTGGGGAGAAAGGAGCAAGTCCGTCAGCAGTTATTTCTTGCTCGCGTTCAATGCATCTCATAAGCCACCCATATAAGGACCCAACATATGCCTTTTGGGTGTTAATCCAATTATTGAAGCGAGTGCACCAGTCCAAAAGCTCCATCTCAAGCTCAGCAGTAGCTTTCAATCCTGATTCTCTTTGAAAAGCAGTATTTGCTCTAAGAGATCGAACTTTGCTCTCCATTATAGCTTGGAACTGTTTCTGATGGCATCTAAGCATGGACTTCCACATTCTTATCAACCTGCAAATTAAAATGGTCACATATTATCACATAACAACCTCAAGAAGTAAAATGAAAGCAGCAAGAAGAAATAAGTTGTCATTCCCACAGAGAGACATAAATGTTTTCCTCCATTATCCAAAAGGAGAAGGGTAGAAAAcaatatgaaaagataaagaCAAGCTCTTGACTATCACAAGCTTCAAATATACCATCATATCATTGCCAGCAGATCGTTTGATGCTTTTCAAATAGGTAATCACTAATGTATAATGAGCACTCCAAACATCACCCAACAGATAAAGAGATATTAAGTTTGCATCAGATAATAATGAACAACTCCACAAGTTTTTCACAACATGCAAATAAGACATTCCAGATATCTTTTTGATGCTACAAGATAATTTTGTTAGGATGGTAAACAAgaataagagaaaattaaaatcatttcccCCAGCaagttaaaaattgaattaatgaaGGGGCCATTAGTTATCACAAGCTTACAGACATACCAGCAATACATGCAAGTATCATTATGCACAGGAGGCATGGTTCACCATTGATACACAATATAATTGTATTCATCTAAAAGTAAAAGTTATAAGTGTTGTGCATGAGTAAAACACTAAGTCAAATAGCCCAATTAAACCCGTCTTTCATCCCCAACCAAGATAGAAGCCGTTGTGGTGCATGGATTCCATGGAAACCACTGCCAAGAAAACAACAAGAAGATACTTCCAGAGTCACAGGCCAATCATGTAATAGTTAATCAGAAGGCACTATGATTCATGAAGATAAGTAATAAGCAGGCACACCGATGATCAATTCTAACTATGAAAAGTACAGAAGTAAGTCAATACCCATGAACCAATTCAGTGAGCTGGGGCTGCAATTCTTCATCCCTTAGCTTATGTATCCTAATTGATATAGCTTCAACAGCCTTTATACaaacattaatttttgttaGCAACTTTCTTATTGAAGCCTGTGTTGCATCAATCTTGCTGGCCTCTGCTCCTTGGCCATCTAACATTCTCAGTCTCTTACACTTCTTCTCATATATAGCCCGTAGCCTTTCTTCATCCTAAAATCAGGGAAAACACAGACATATTATAAGCATGCTACTAAGGCAACcagaatattttgaaaacatttgtGAATAACAATTAGCTTATACATCCAGGgcaaatttaaattcaaaattcaaaattttattacttgATTGCCCTGGGATGAGTTTTGAACTAATAAGTAAGAAATAGTGAATGGCTAGAGTCATGACAAGGGATTTAACGACAGTCAGCCATAAAAATGCTGATTCCCAGTTATCAAAATGCAAAACAGTAAAGTCCAACAGTCTAACTACCAGGAAGTTTTCTTCCATTTTGAAACAAACTACTTCAAAACTTTGTCATAGAGAGGTACCCATATTTAAAGTTCATGCATAATAACAGCAAAAATTAATGCTTCAGATTACATAGGATCGCTCAATGACTACTAACacatttttaagttttgaaatccaacaattaTTGATAGCTTTTTGTTTAATAATAGCAAGAGCCTTGAAAACCAATCCAATAAGCATCGCATTTTGACAACACCAGAGAACGAACAACTAAAACTACTATAGCTTTTGTGAATAATAACTATTATGCAATACAACCCTTTCAgtcttttaataaaaattgattgGGAAATAGCTATCAAGGCTAAAACAACCATCACATTGCTAAGTACAGAAACAaagtttcttttcatttttataacaCGCATACCTTGACTTCTttatataatttcttttcccATGCATAAAGTTCCTCCAAAGTTGATGAAAGATTTCTAGGCTTTTCATCCTGCTCTGCTATCTGACAGTATTCTTTTGCCATTTTCATTGTCCTAGAAGTTATTCTTATAGATGATCTGGGTGGTGGATGTGATGATAACATGTTAGGTGCCACAAGATACAGGATCCTGGAAAAGATCACTGCAGAGAGGAGATGTAAGCTTCACTAAAGCAGCATagtaaatattttgaaaaggaTACAACTTTAAATCCATCAAGCCAGATAattcaatcatatatatagACAAGGATTGAACAGTTAAAATCATGAAAGAATACAAGTAGGTAAGCTTACATGAGACCTAAGTATTCAGTTTCATGTAATGCTCACTGTTTCAACTTTTATTGGGATGTTAAATCATGTCATTAGCTACAGCACtatttgtatcaaaatcattttcattttagcTTTTCGGGGAATACATCAATATAGCCCTGTTTCAATTTTAGAATTATTATATGAGACTCATTAGAGACCTGAATTGCGCAAATAGCCTAAGCAATATTTACCAGAAAGCAAGCCAAGAAAAGGCTTGTATGTCTACCTAGTGCAAATATACAAAATATGAGTTCACCACACCCACATACAGTAAAATCCTTAAACCTCTCTCTCCAAAAGTCTAAGCTAGCACATTGAACAGGATAACTTTACAAGCATCCAACAATAGAGACAAAAATTGAGAACAGGACAGGAAAAGAAACCAAGCCAACAATCAAatagtaaaaaacaaaaataactgAAAACCCACCTCTAAACCCAGTTCCTTTACGCTGCTGATAAGGCAACTTGCCCACCTCAAGTAACACAGCAACCTCTTTCCCATAACTAGAGGCAGTCTCGAACTCATCCCTAATCTCCTTCACAACCTCCTGGAGATCCCTCGTACCGTGAAGCGACAATGTAGTTAAACTACTCGGCTTGGAAGACTCAACATCTAAATTAGATGCCTCTTCTACCTCAAAACTCACCCTTTTACTCTTTGCATACTCTTCCTCAGAACTCTTTGTAACAATTGTATCAGCACTTCCACTACTTGTATTAATCTTAATATGACCACCAGACTCCAAGCTCTCACGCTTGCTTGATGGCATTGCCTTTGAAGTTGAAGTTGATCCATCAGTAGTACTATTAATCTTCTGAACTGGGACTGACTTTGAAGTACCTTCTccaaaattcgtatttttattactattattataattatgattaatttcctcattcattattttcctcTTCTCTTTATGAGCCGCTCTTAACATCTCGGGCTCAGTTTCATCTTCCAAATCAGGAATCCCTTCTCTCTCCCTCACCTCCTTCGAGTCCGGACTACTTGTAGTCGACCCATACCCGTATCTAGCCGCCGGATGATAACCTGGGTACACACTATTATCAAAAGTATCGAACACATTGAGAAAATCCCATGTGGAAACACTCGGCGGAGACGGCGGCTCTGGCGGTGGTTGTGGTGGACCAGGTGGAGAGCTCCTCTGCCCGTATCCATATCCCCCTCTAGGAGACCCCAAAGGATACCCAAAAAATCCCCCATTTTGATAACTTGAGTAGCCATAACTTGAATGTCCTTCAGGCTCCTGATAAACAAAAGATTGAGAAGGTGTTGCAGATTTCTTCATGTAATACGTATACGAAGAAGAATTACCATTATACCCCCAGTTTTCTTGAGGAGGATGATGAGGGTATTCAAAGCCATAGCCATAGCCATAGCCATAGTTGTAGCCATGCGGCGCTGGTCCTTCTTGTTCAGGGCTATGGCTATGGCTATGACTATGATCGATCTGAACATGACCCGAAGGTGAACCGGGACCTGACCCAGACCCTGAACCGGAAATTGAAGGTGACCCAGAAGACAAATCCAAGTGAGAATCCTCTCCATCActttcttctttgtctttttttgtatttttgctGTTTTCTTCAATGGAATGAGAATGGGAAAGCGAAGTTGAAGAAGAGGAAGGTAAGTTGTTGTCGtctttcttcttgttcttttttgaGGATTTGAATTCGTCAGAAGGCAATGTGAGAACAGGGGAACCAACGGAAGAGGAAGATCCGACGACGAGTTCTTCATCGACGAACCTACGGATCGCTTCACCGACATCACGGAGAGAATGGAAGTAGGTAACGTGAGCAGCGGCGAGAGCGGAGCGGTGAATCGACGCCGCTTTGATTAGTTCTTTACGCTCTTTACAAAGGGTTACTAAAGGTAAGTCGTCCACTTTGGAAGGTCCGCAGCCCATAATAGTATTAGAGACAAAAACTGCAGCAAAaactgaagaagaagaagaagaaaaaaacccaAGATGGAAACTTGATCCAGTAGTTCCACTCATGGTGCCTGCCCATTATACAATCCCAAAAACGCAACCATCTTTCTGTcagccaaaaaaataaaaaggatcCAAGACAGAGAGAGAACTCTGATAggaaaaaactaataaaactACTACAAGGACAAGGAGAAAGTAAAGAACTTAGACTTTCATTTGATACATGCAACAGAGTGAGGGAGGGAGAAATCTAACCGTTGAGATTAGAGAGAGCAAGAAATGACCGTCCATGCAGATAGAGAGGGGGAGGGAAGAGAATAGTTTGAGATTGATGAAACTGAGATATGGGTTTTTTGTAGTTTAGTTATTGAATTCAGAgtacatgaaaaaaaaattgtttaaaaatatgattttatagAGATGCGTGAGGAGTGTGGGgatgtgaaaaattgaatGGCTGGTTCAGAGAGGGGGCtctgcttttgtttttgttggttttgtGCAGAGAGCGGGGAGggggagaaaagaagaagaaggctCGTGGAACCCGCCATTGGTAACAGGCCTTGTCATTATTACCCCATtaccattttctttctttctttctttctttctttttcagatTTTATCTCCTTTCGGTAGCAGTAAATATTAATTGACTGTAGTAAGTTTGGCTGTCAAATTCTTACCCCACGTGCCCTGCCTGCCCTATTGGTAGTGGGTTTGTGCTATTGTTTGCATATGACAACGAATACGCCCTCTCTTACTACTTACATTCCTTTGTTTAGTTTTATCAGTAGATTTTCATATAATGCAGGATCTTCGTAAAACCCCACTAACAAATGGTGATTCgtgtgtttttttatttaaatatttaatttaataataagataatatatttttttgttttaaaaatttgattccAAACTCTTTCTTGCATACAAATTTTTTACCTAGTTTAAAAGTGTTCAACTCAACaccttttgaaattatttcctCGTTTTTAGATACGTGGCACAATAAAAAATGGGTAAATGtaactttttaaattcaatgcgtaccaaaatttaataaactatagttaatttgataaaaaaaaattcaaggtttgaattatttttttctaacaCTAGATGGATTGGATGTAATGATGGTGGTCTTcgtttattttgaattatttaaaatcgAAACCATTTATAAATAAGGCATCCAAAACTTAaccaaaattatttaagattCTATAATAATTATTCGTAACCTAACtgaaaccatttaaataatatcTGTTAATTATCTATAACTATTTGTTTAGTGGATATTCATGTAAAAAGCTCAAATTTGACTTTTGATTTGATTCGGAAATTCAATCTGGtaaagtaaattataatattataaatgtataaaaaaaagtaagcaaacttatatatattgttttatttaaattataacagAATTAAAACTTGACTTTGTTTGTTTGGTTAAGGtgtgaaaacaatgcaatgaaccatcaaattttgaatcatttcatttctcataaattttttccttaaaagtAATTGGGTTTGAAATTGATACCCATTTCCAAACCGATTATCTATAGATAATTTATAGTAATAAGTATATTAACACTCAAAATTGAACCCTACAATAATTTATCGGTATCTattcattttacccctagctATCGCTAGGTAAATAATATCTcattacttaaataatttactccaattgtttttgaaattttaagtgcAGATTGCGTAAATagcaccaatgaaaaattatccATACTCGAATCAAAaccattttattattgatACGAAACCAACTAATCAAGTAAATCAATCCTTCTGTTAGTAAATATCTTGCTATAGTAACTCTATggtatattatataaattttatatatgttgttGGTgttagcatatatatatatatatgtatatagaCTCAAAGTTATAGGTTAAGGTTAGGTGTAAGACCTAAATATTTAATCAGTCATAAATAAGATTCGAATAGACAAGAACAAAATCACATAATGTCCAGGGAGAAAGAATAAATAAGAAGAGATGGGAATGTATGGTAGAGATACGTTGATTGAATTGAGGTGATTGTAGTCATTTATGATACTACTTTAGACAATGAAGCTATTGATTTGAGAGTAAATGGTTCTAGGTGTTTCTTTATGACATGCATTTAATGTGATGCATATATGGGGTGTTTCCTTCTACCACACATTTAATGcaattgaatttgttgattgcctcttctgtttttttttttttttttctagacttattgaataataatttcCACCACTTATAAACATAGTAGCATTTCAGATGAATTCGATGGGTACAACTTCTGGtcaatgaaacaaaaaaatatatataatattaaaaaatatttctaaattacttcataaaatttaaataaaattttttattacattaaatcaaatttttatatgtatttttattttgaatcaaatagatctttataattaataattgattaaatgttgttaattaaaactccacttattattttaaacCGTGTAATATTACTGTgacatgttaatattttatagtggATAATAATATGGTATATTAATATACCATGATCACAACAAATTTTTACCTTTAATATCAAGGTCACATCAATACCAAAtggtataaaaaattaaaagtaatattttgattaatgatagaTAGTTAATTGTTAGTAATAAAGGCttatataattcaaaatcaaaaatcaaaacttaataaaaaataatttttttaattaaaaaatattaaaaaaagattaaagaagGCACCAACATCACTCATTAACAGgcttttaaatttcttttccattatTGTCTTCTATTCTTTTtacaataaagaaaaaggaaaagcaagAATAAGTAAAATTGTTTAAGCTCTCataaaaacttttgaaaagaaactgattttttaatttaaagttgTTAAGGCTATCCACTTCAACCCATCTCATCTTAACCTAATGTTACCAAAAGTAGTTAAATTATTCATTCTTTAGCCCttcattttcatcttttttttttttcacactaaattcacaataatagtaataataataaaactattAGCTATAGGGCAAGTTTTGCTATTTTGGGTATGGTGAGAATGGTGTGTCTTGTAGAATTTGGTAGGCAGAATGTTGAAAAGATAGTAGTTGGCAAAAGCCAGTAAAAAAGATGgtgcaaagaagaaaataaaatagcaAAGAGTCAGACACAAGTTTAGTATCCTTACAAATCACAAAACATCAGCCTCTAATTTGAGTTCTATGGTAATTtggcataaaaaaaaaaattgagtatGATTTTGGGTAATCATGGCTCTGTTAAACTACAATATCACAATTGCATGTGCAAAGTAGGTAATCATCAAAAGCAAAAGTCTTAAATACTCAAGCCAGATCAATTATTCAAATcccaattttatatttaaaatattgtgTTACTCTTGTCTTGGGGTACCCCCCAAGGGTTATTGCAAGCTTATAGCtaacttttttaatatttttagctTGATTGTTCCATAAATAGACGCTGTGTCTATAATAATGGGTTTATgttgtttaaataaatatttttaatctttttgtctcattttgtttttgtcttttattaactttttaaatcaacataattcaattttgatcattattttttaaaaaatattatataaaattaaaatctcaaaaaatatgttttgaaaagtttgaattcaaaattttagaagactttatttttaaaaaattttataactataatttttattaaaaaataatggttAAAGCTGCGTTCCTCAGCAATTTTTTAAccccaaaaggaaaagataaaaGTGGAAATGAGTACCCGTTGTTTGGTTGAGAGGGAtgtgaataataaaaaagtagTTAATGTTAAGTAGGGCTTCTTGAATCTTCTATCCAATTGACACTAAATATAAAAACCACAATTTGTTTGTCAACTTGTGAAAAAGATGTTGAGTGACATTTGGTATGTTACAatgtaatattattataaataatatgattataaaaaagataaaattatagtATTTGatatataagtaaaataattattaaaatataataaaagtaacattataaaatgtaTTTAACAAAATTGACGAATAAACGTATCTTTAATAACATTGTAAAGTGCAATGCAATCTAATTatattgattttgaattgTAATCTTATATTGTAATAGTTTATTACAAAACAAATActgtaataaaatttaattagataCATTATAGAAAATATActctcaattttctcatacTAAACCTTACTTAagtactttatatatatatatatattattttctattcaaatcttttgtttgtttttcttttttggaatttttctttgaaataaaTAGTTGGGCTGGTTCTGGCCAACTGCTTGGGCTTAGGGGTCCACCATCGCCAACCCTTACAGCCAGCCAATAGACTATACCCCAGGGTctaccttttccttttcccagCTTGTTGGAGCCTCAAACTCCATTAGAATTCTCCTATTATTTTCccactcttttttcttttctatgaaaaaaaattgtttttctctttttattttttaattattttttactttttctttttattcaattttataaaaacaaaaaataaaagtattaacCGAatagaacttttttttttattctctaatttttattttattttggttaatgttttgaaagaaaattttaatctaaACCCATGAGGCAATACCAGGAAGTAACCTGaaaaattcctatttaaaGGCATAGAACAACTTTTTTCCATAAAGatgttaatttaatttatttttttaatgtacaAATTTCCCTAATCGTTCACGTATTTTCTTTTATACCATTTTTATTCTCGATAGtcaaaggtatgattttttttttatttgtagcacacttttaattatttcataaATCGATGGACGGTGTTGTGACGTTCAAGATTTGATGGTTTAACATGTGTGAActatcaatttcttttcatacatatatatatatatatatatattttaattacatATGCAAAGTAGGGGAAATTGTGCCTTCCACGTGCCAAGACGATACTTTATAAATTCCATTATAAAAAGCCGTCGACTTTCGTCATGCCAAGCGTATATAATAATGTATGTAGATGGTGGCATTACCAACCTAAAACAAGATAGTGGaatatgtaaaataattagCTTAAATTACTGCTAtccttttatatttataataaaacaaattttattcaataaatgttaaaaataatcCACGATTTGATTATTAGACTATTCGTATCGTTTgtgaataagcaaaatatatataacattaactttttatttttcatgatacAATAATGATATATCAAAATACACATATgtcaaaaaaaatagaatagaaatttttaagcataatacttaattttttttttgaattattcaaataaactaTTGCATTCAATTAAGTATTTGTAATGGTTGAttaac from the Theobroma cacao cultivar B97-61/B2 chromosome 8, Criollo_cocoa_genome_V2, whole genome shotgun sequence genome contains:
- the LOC18592362 gene encoding uncharacterized protein LOC18592362, whose product is MSGTTGSSFHLGFFSSSSSSVFAAVFVSNTIMGCGPSKVDDLPLVTLCKERKELIKAASIHRSALAAAHVTYFHSLRDVGEAIRRFVDEELVVGSSSSVGSPVLTLPSDEFKSSKKNKKKDDNNLPSSSSTSLSHSHSIEENSKNTKKDKEESDGEDSHLDLSSGSPSISGSGSGSGPGSPSGHVQIDHSHSHSHSPEQEGPAPHGYNYGYGYGYGFEYPHHPPQENWGYNGNSSSYTYYMKKSATPSQSFVYQEPEGHSSYGYSSYQNGGFFGYPLGSPRGGYGYGQRSSPPGPPQPPPEPPSPPSVSTWDFLNVFDTFDNSVYPGYHPAARYGYGSTTSSPDSKEVREREGIPDLEDETEPEMLRAAHKEKRKIMNEEINHNYNNSNKNTNFGEGTSKSVPVQKINSTTDGSTSTSKAMPSSKRESLESGGHIKINTSSGSADTIVTKSSEEEYAKSKRVSFEVEEASNLDVESSKPSSLTTLSLHGTRDLQEVVKEIRDEFETASSYGKEVAVLLEVGKLPYQQRKGTGFRVIFSRILYLVAPNMLSSHPPPRSSIRITSRTMKMAKEYCQIAEQDEKPRNLSSTLEELYAWEKKLYKEVKDEERLRAIYEKKCKRLRMLDGQGAEASKIDATQASIRKLLTKINVCIKAVEAISIRIHKLRDEELQPQLTELVHGLIRMWKSMLRCHQKQFQAIMESKVRSLRANTAFQRESGLKATAELEMELLDWCTRFNNWINTQKAYVGSLYGWLMRCIEREQEITADGLAPFSPGRVGAPPIFVICNDWYQAMDRVSEKGVANAMHNFASSLRQLWERQDEEQRQRTRAQYLSKDFEKRLRELRLERQRIEQVQDALSDKAAVSKVPSESGVSPLDDLKVDLDSMRKKLEEERARHKDAIKLVHDAASSSLQAGLVPIFEALGNFTSEVLKAHEQVRLENAGAS